The following coding sequences lie in one candidate division WOR-3 bacterium genomic window:
- a CDS encoding class I SAM-dependent methyltransferase, translating to MNLLQISDLCRENLIKYTLEAFSKIPLIKRPVILDAGCGTGVSSLAVIEHTDGLIYAVDKDGESLNLFRQKISDRGFDNRIKIVEGSILEPSLFDFGFDIVIAEGLLNVLGFDEGIKTLLKYSKNGSFLIIHDELRDYSYKKKFFRKNSLSLLYEITIDEKIWLEEYFQCLERKLKLIEDKKRAEKELRIIENQKKETQNLRSVYFILRYHH from the coding sequence ATGAATTTGCTCCAGATAAGCGACCTTTGCAGAGAAAATTTAATCAAGTACACCCTCGAGGCTTTTTCAAAAATACCCCTTATCAAAAGACCTGTCATTCTCGACGCCGGATGCGGGACCGGTGTGTCTTCCCTCGCCGTAATCGAACACACCGACGGTTTGATTTACGCTGTCGACAAAGATGGGGAAAGTTTGAATTTATTCAGGCAAAAAATCTCTGATAGAGGATTTGATAACAGAATTAAAATCGTCGAAGGTTCAATCCTTGAGCCATCGCTTTTCGATTTCGGGTTCGACATCGTTATTGCTGAAGGGCTGTTAAACGTTTTAGGATTTGACGAAGGCATAAAAACCCTTCTCAAATACTCCAAGAACGGCAGTTTCTTGATAATACACGATGAACTCAGGGACTATTCGTATAAAAAGAAGTTTTTCAGAAAAAACTCACTGAGTCTTCTTTACGAAATCACAATTGATGAAAAAATCTGGCTCGAAGAGTATTTTCAATGTTTGGAGAGAAAATTAAAACTTATCGAAGACAAAAAAAGGGCTGAAAAAGAACTGAGAATAATTGAAAATCAAAAGAAAGAAACCCAAAACCTGCGGTCTGTTTATTTCATTTTGCGCTATCACCACTGA